TTGGAGAACTTCAACAAGAAACCccataattttgaagtttttttgttCAAACATTTCGAAAATCAGTTGTGAAATCAAAGTATtgtacttgaaataattagtgTCAAGGATTTTCAAAGGAATGTGCAAGCCCCACGAAATAGATGCAACAACATCTTACAGTATAATACATatatgattgaaattcatttcaatgtAACATTACTATGTATAGCTATGTACAATACAGTATCTACTATTTATAAATAGACCTAACGTAGTTTTTTGCAAAGTCTAAAACAATTTCTTACTATCTCTCATagatataaattttatcaaccCTCTCAAACTGTACGTTCTTCtatatgtaaattattatttttatgagactttctatttcaaataattataactacgatacttattttattattaagcATTAAACTTTTTATTTCGTGTCCTCATATTATTTTCTGTTATTGCCAAAGATTAATTTTACAGATACTTTTTGCAAGTAACTTCTTAAAAGAAATTGAGATTATTTTGCTTATGAGTTCATCTTACTcttgattataaaaaaatatgaatcttGTGTTATATTTCACATTTCAATTGAGGGCTTATTGTGAGAAAATTGCATAATGTAGCCTTCATCAAGAATCTACCGGGTGATTCTCATCAATTATCATATCTACATTAAAAAAGTCTCATAGACATTGAGTAcatcttattaatattttaatttgaggATAAATGCAATAGATACTGTTATAAATCTCAATGATCAAGTTTAGCATAACGTTATTGATCTATCTCATTCACATGAATATAGTTTTGTGATTATCTTCTTCGTGATATTCTCACTGATAATCTTATGTGTTCAAATGTATTAATCAAACTTTTTTTCTTCATCGAGTAAATCTAATTTGCTACATCATAATAATAACTTTATAGATATACACGTGGGTACAACAGTAGGTCAATAGCATGATGAGAAAAAATAGGGAGAAACCTGCGCAACAAAGCAAAAAATAACAGAATGAACAACAAACAATTTTTGTCAGCTAGGTCAAAACTGGCTGGCGACAAAATGTCGCACCTTAACACGCGACTGATACTTGTTTGGTTGCTTAGCAACCACCAGATCGTTGCCACGTGCCCGCCGGGGGTTGTGGAAGGGGAATATGTGGTAGATGGGCGTTTGCGGGGGTCCACTGGTCCATGTAGGATCACAAGTGTGGGACATCCCATCCCCACCGTCCCAGGTGTTGTGGCGGTGTGGCTCAGGACACAGGATCAGATAAACCAAAATGGGTTCGTCCATTATGAATGGTTGAGGAGCGTTCACATATCTATCCCCTCCAGCCCTTCTCAACAGAGTCTCACTGCTGTTCCTGCGTTGGGGAGCTTTCGTGATATAAGGATGTGCCAGCACTGGATACGGATACAACTCTGGTCTCGGAATCGTCTCGTCTCGGCCCAAGATCTCGTCAAATGTGTATTGGGGATGTTTGCTAGAGTCGGGACACAACGGCTGCGGGAAAGATGTCTCACTCTGTTGTCCCATGTGCACAACATACGGCAACGGACTGTTGGCGACATCATGTTGAGAACGACTGTAGTGAACCAGATCGGGATGAGACGCCGTCGATCTAGTACTTCCTTGAGTCCAAAATGGCTGCGGACGCTCGTGGAAGTGATCACGATGCACCACCACACCATCTCCTCGTCTTCCCCAGTTCACAACCGGCTCCTCGTCCTCACAATCATAATTTCTATTCTTTAAGATGCCATTACTGTTCCTGAACGATTGTGACTTGACAGCTCTTCCGTTAGTTTCATGTCCAAATGAAACTAGAGACGATTGTCGGTGTGCTGACCGTGATCTTGGTTTGAAAACAACTCCATTTCGTTCCTGGCTTTTTGATTGTGATCTAGTAGACCTCCCGTTCTCCCGATTCAACGATCTAGATCTCTCATAAACCACTTTATCGCCATTTTCAACCGGTGGGCAAAACAATTGCAAACTCACATGAGATCGTTTGTTATTAATGTGCTTCTGTTGTTTTTGGCTTTTAAGACTGGCAATCACATCCACGTTTCTCACCACAATCACTTTAGTTTGTGTTTGATTGGGTGTTTGCTTCACTTCCCGATACAAAACCAGCATTCTTTTGCGATCGGGTAGTAGCGTTCTCAATCTATCCTTGTTGGTCGAATCAGACAGTGGGAAATCCTCCAAGCTTTTGAATCTTGACAAATACTCGACAAGATCGTTATCAATTTCCAAAATAGTATTCACCTCTCGATAGTACAGAAAAGCGTAGAATTTTTCGATTCCATACATGTGTCCAGATTCGTAATCATATTTAGCGTACAGTTGAAAATCTTCGTAGAGCTCGGGGTAGAAGTGTTTTTCGAGACCATAGCTGAAAAACTTGAAGAGACATTGAATGCCGTATCTGCTACCGTTATTTGCATCATCAACGGCTGCTTTGCGGAAGTCCACGTATAGTTTTTGATTGAACGAATCCTGTAGGAACTCCATCCAAAATGCGTACATTTTTTTCATGTGAAATGACTTACCGTGACCCTCGATTTCTCTCTCCTTGAAGCATAAATCAAGACAGTTTTTGTAGTATGAATGGCTGAATGATCTTCGCAGTATTGGTAGCCAATTATCATCAAACTTTAATAcgattctctctttctccttggCTTCGGGGTTTTTACACTCCAATTTATCGGGGTTTTCTTCAACTTTATCCAAACAAGTTGTGGGCTCTTCTGCGGCACTCATTTTTTCTCGCATTTAACCAATTGCAGCAGTtctgaaatataaaaaaacctaTTCAGaatagatgaaaaatgaatttagcCACTAATAAACCATGAGATTACTAAAATTACCGTATTCAATCCAGTCCAATCAACGAAGGATTATAGAAGGGAAGATTTCTTGGTATAATGTTATCAAAATTAAGTGGAAAATTTAGGGAATTACGAAGTTAATTTTTTGACATTTCCTTTACTCTGAGTTTGAAAGGAAATTTTCCAAACACTATATGATCTCTATAAATAATTTCAGAGCTGATTACTGAAAACTTTGGTAGTCTACAACTGAACTTTGcttcaaatttaaattatacGCAACCCCACTttcttaataaaaataataaatattagagTCCAGataatgaatgctcaaaaaagggtatagagggactATGCGTCTTATGGAATGACTATTAATTGAAGCTTACTATAGAAGCTCTATAATTGAAGCTCTATAgacatatagaatattattgttgttgtcctgtttttattattgttgatttgttatttctattattattgttatcgtGTTAAAAAACTTTACCATACTTATTCATgtattgatgaatgaagaatgttatAAATTGTAAATGTACCTGACCTTGTTAtacaatttgttttgtaatgacaataaacaattttgattgaatgattgattggaaaagcttagattggagaaaagcttaggttgggaa
Above is a window of Nilaparvata lugens isolate BPH chromosome 4, ASM1435652v1, whole genome shotgun sequence DNA encoding:
- the LOC111044387 gene encoding la-related protein 1 — encoded protein: MREKMSAAEEPTTCLDKVEENPDKLECKNPEAKEKERIVLKFDDNWLPILRRSFSHSYYKNCLDLCFKEREIEGHGKSFHMKKMYAFWMEFLQDSFNQKLYVDFRKAAVDDANNGSRYGIQCLFKFFSYGLEKHFYPELYEDFQLYAKYDYESGHMYGIEKFYAFLYYREVNTILEIDNDLVEYLSRFKSLEDFPLSDSTNKDRLRTLLPDRKRMLVLYREVKQTPNQTQTKVIVVRNVDVIASLKSQKQQKHINNKRSHVSLQLFCPPVENGDKVVYERSRSLNRENGRSTRSQSKSQERNGVVFKPRSRSAHRQSSLVSFGHETNGRAVKSQSFRNSNGILKNRNYDCEDEEPVVNWGRRGDGVVVHRDHFHERPQPFWTQGSTRSTASHPDLVHYSRSQHDVANSPLPYVVHMGQQSETSFPQPLCPDSSKHPQYTFDEILGRDETIPRPELYPYPVLAHPYITKAPQRRNSSETLLRRAGGDRYVNAPQPFIMDEPILVYLILCPEPHRHNTWDGGDGMSHTCDPTWTSGPPQTPIYHIFPFHNPRRARGNDLVVAKQPNKYQSRVKVRHFVASQF